A window of the Phragmites australis chromosome 20, lpPhrAust1.1, whole genome shotgun sequence genome harbors these coding sequences:
- the LOC133901744 gene encoding uncharacterized protein LOC133901744, with protein sequence MGTLVGHVAPGAGFLLIGLWQLFSHIRLFLLRPSSYAAPVWFPVRGVRHLELILIIVGTVISILMELVIGPAKHQPFDDDGTIPSDHLHNFEHASISLALLLFAAVTIHLDRVRAPMRDAVSQLVAAAAFAQQLLIFHLHSADHMGVEGQFHWLLQTVIAVTLATTLLGIPYPRSFLVSLVRSATLVFQGVWFIVMGVMLWTPALIPKGCFLNFEEGHEVVRCRTDEALDRAKSLVNLQFSWYLTGTVVFVVVFYLQMAKLYPEEPRYVPLVNGGGGGSDGDGRFSIGDDHDDEDDLEAAKRGFGHVLSDTKPIEIER encoded by the coding sequence ATGGGCACTCTCGTCGGGCACGTCGCGCCGGGCGCCGGCTTCCTCCTCATCGGACTGTGGCAGCTGTTCAGCCACATCCGCCTGTTCTTGCTGCGGCCGAGCTCCTACGCGGCGCCGGTCTGGTTCCCTGTGCGGGGCGTCCGCCACCTCGAGCTCATACTGATCATCGTCGGCACGGTGATCTCTATCCTGATGGAGCTGGTCATCGGCCCCGCGAAGCACCAGCCGTTCGACGACGACGGCACCATCCCGTCCGACCACCTTCACAACTTCGAGCACGCGTCCATCTCGCTGGCGCTCCTCCTGTTTGCGGCCGTCACCATCCACCTGGACAGGGTCCGGGCGCCCATGCGGGACGCGGTGTCGCAGCTTGTCGCCGCGGCGGCGTTCGCGCAGCAGCTGCTCATCTTCCACCTCCACTCGGCGGACCACATGGGCGTGGAGGGGCAGTTCCACTGGCTGCTGCAGACGGTCATCGCCGTCACGCTCGCCACCACGCTGCTCGGGATCCCCTACCCGCGGAGCTTCCTGGTGAGCCTGGTCCGGTCGGCGACCCTCGTGTTCCAGGGCGTCTGGTTCATCGTCATGGGCGTCATGCTCTGGACGCCCGCGCTCATCCCCAAGGGCTGCTTCCTCAACTTCGAGGAAGGCCACGAAGTCGTCCGGTGCCGCACCGACGAGGCGCTCGACCGCGCCAAGTCTCTCGTCAACCTGCAGTTCAGCTGGTACCTGACCGGCACCGTGGTGTTCGTCGTCGTGTTCTACCTTCAGATGGCCAAGCTCTACCCGGAGGAGCCGCGGTACGTGCCGCTGGTGaacggaggaggcggcggcagcgatGGCGACGGCCGGTTCAGCATCGGAGACGAccacgacgacgaggacgacctCGAGGCCGCGAAACGTGGCTTCGGACACGTGCTCAGCGACACAAAGCCTATTGAAATCGAGAGGTGA